CGGCAAGGTCGGGGCGGGCCATCGAACGGGCGGTGTCGATGGTGGCCTGGCCCAGCACGCGGGAGCCCTGGTACAGGACGATGGTCTGCCCGGGCGCCACGCCGCGCAGCGGCTCAACCAAGGTGACGTGCAGCTGCTGGCGGGTGCCGCCGTCGTCCGTTTCTTCGGTGACAAAGGCGCGGGCCGGGACGGGGTCCCCGTGGGCGCGGACCTGCGCATAGCAATCAAACTCGGCGCCGGTGGCGACCTCGGCGATGGGCAGCCCGGCCCAGGAGACCTTGATGCCCTGGATGGCGTCGATGGCCAGCAGGGCGTGCGGGCCGACGATGACCTTGTTTTCCTTGGGCCGGATTTCCAGGACGAAGCGCGGCTTGCCGTCGGCCGCGGGGGTGCCGAGCTTCAGTCCGCGGCGCTGGCCCACGGTGAACTGGTTGGAGCCGGTGTGCCCGCCCACCGTTGCACCGGTTTCGTCGACGATCTCGCCATCGGTCATCTCGATCTTTTCGGCGAGCCAGCCGGCGGTGTCCCCGTCGGGGATGAAGCAGATGTCGTGACTGTCCGGCTTTTTGGCGACAGACAGGCCGCGGGCTTCGGCCTCGGCACGGACCTCGGCCTTGGACGGGGTGTCGGCAAGGGGGAACATGGAGTGCTTGAGCTGTTCGTGGGTGAGCACGCCGAGCACGTAACTCTGGTCCTTGGCCCAGTCGGCGGCGCGGTGGAGTTCAGGGTTGCCGTCGGCATCGGTGATGACCTTGGCGTAGTGGCCTGTGCAGACGGCGTCGAAGCCCAGCGCGATGGCCTTTTCCAGCAGCGCGGCAAACTTGATGCGCTCGTTGCAGCGCATGCACGGGTTGGGGGTGCGGCCGGCCGCGTATTCGTCGATGAAGTCCTGGACCACGTCCTCCTTGAACCGTTCCGAGAAGTCCCAGACGTAATACGGGATGCCGAGCAGGTCGCAGGCGCGCCAGGCGTCGTTGGAGTCCTCCACGGTGCAACAGCCGCGGCTGCCGGTGCGCAGGGTTCCGGGCATGCGGGAGAGCGCCAGGTGGACGCCGACGACGTCGTGCCCGGCATCCACTGCCCGTGCTGCGGCTACGGCGGAGTCAACCCCGCCGCTCATGGCGGCCAATACTCGCATTACTTGCCTTTCACTTCATGTTTGGTGGTGCTGGTGCCCGGTTTCGGCTGTTCAGCCAGCGGCCCGCGTGCTTGCCGTTTCAATACTCGATTTATGCCCGGCCATGCCGGCCTGTTTTGCGCGTGCGTGTGCGTGCGGCAGCGCGGCCACAAAGGCGTCAACGTCCGCTTGGTTCGATGTATGCCCGAGGCTGAAGCGTTGTGCGCCACGTGCCATGTCCTCGTCCAGGCCCATGGCCAGCAGGACATGGGAAGGGCGGGGCACACCGGCGGTGCAGGCGGAGCCTGTGGAGGATTCGACGCCGGCCATGTCCAGGAGGAACAAAAGCGAATCGCCCTCGCAGCCGGGGAACGTGAAGTGCGTGTTGCCGGGGAGCCTTCCCACGGGGTTTTCCGCCGGGTCCACTCCGCGCAGCACGGCGTCCGGGACCGCGGTACGGACGGCAGCGATGATGGCATCCCGCAGTCCGGCAATCCGGGCGCCCTCGGCGGCAAGATTGGCGGTGACGTCCTGCGCGGCTGCGGCGAACGCGGCGATGCCGGCGGTGTCGAGCGTGCCAGAGCGGACGGAACGTTCCTGCCCGCCTCCGTGCAGCACGGGTGTCAGCGTCACGGCGCGGCCCAGCAGCAGTGCGCCGACGCCCACGGTGCCGCCGATCTTGTGGGCGCTGACAGACATGGCAGCCAGCCCCGAGGAGCGGAAGTTAACGGGGATGGAGCCAAAGGCCTGGACGGCGTCGGAATGGACCGGAATGCCGTACTTGTCGGCGAGCGCCACGACCTCGGCGATGGGCTGAATGCTGCCGACCTCATTGTTGGCCCACATGCAGGTGACGAGCGCCACGGAGGAGGCTCCGCCGTCGGACAATTCTTTTTCCAGGGCAGCCAGGTCCAGGACACCGGCAGCATCGACGGGCAGCCAGATCGCTTCGGCGCCCTCGTGCTGCACGAGCCATTCAACGGTGTCCGCCACGGCGGCGTGCTCAATGCTGGAGACGAGGATGCGCTTGCGGGCGGGGTCGGCAGCGCGCCGGGACCAGAACAGGCCCTTCACGGCGAGGTTGTCCGCCTCGGTGCCGCCGGAGGTGAAAATGACCTCGGTGGGGTGGGCGCCGGCTGCGGCGGCGATGGTTTCGCGGGCCGCCTCGACCGTGGCGCGGGCGCGGCGGCCCGATCCGTGGAGCGAGGACGGATTGCCGCTACGGGTGATAACGGAAGTGAGTGCGGCGAGGGCCGGGGCCGAAATTGGCGTGGTCGCCGCGTGATCTAGATACACGGGCACCGGTCAATTCTACGGCACGGACGGACGCGGCGGGGTGTTGAGCTGGTCACCCTCGGAGCTGAGGTTGCTGGCCGGGGTCACCTCCATTGCTTCCAGCTCCTTTGAATGTACGACGGCGGCGATCAGTTCCGCCGTCCCGCCCACCAGGGTGGAGTCAAAGTCGATCTCGGTGGCCATGCACCAGCTGCGGTCCGCGGGCCAGGCCAGGTTGGCGGATTGGGTGTTGGCGCCGGGGCCGTCCTCGTCACTGCCTTCCTCGCACCACGGCGGCCGGGCGAGTTCTGCGATGGTGCCACGGAAGACCCAGTATTCACGCAGGCCTTTGGCAACTGTCAGTGG
This genomic interval from Arthrobacter sp. PAMC 25486 contains the following:
- a CDS encoding cysteine desulfurase family protein; the encoded protein is MPVYLDHAATTPISAPALAALTSVITRSGNPSSLHGSGRRARATVEAARETIAAAAGAHPTEVIFTSGGTEADNLAVKGLFWSRRAADPARKRILVSSIEHAAVADTVEWLVQHEGAEAIWLPVDAAGVLDLAALEKELSDGGASSVALVTCMWANNEVGSIQPIAEVVALADKYGIPVHSDAVQAFGSIPVNFRSSGLAAMSVSAHKIGGTVGVGALLLGRAVTLTPVLHGGGQERSVRSGTLDTAGIAAFAAAAQDVTANLAAEGARIAGLRDAIIAAVRTAVPDAVLRGVDPAENPVGRLPGNTHFTFPGCEGDSLLFLLDMAGVESSTGSACTAGVPRPSHVLLAMGLDEDMARGAQRFSLGHTSNQADVDAFVAALPHAHARAKQAGMAGHKSSIETASTRAAG
- the mnmA gene encoding tRNA 2-thiouridine(34) synthase MnmA, giving the protein MRVLAAMSGGVDSAVAAARAVDAGHDVVGVHLALSRMPGTLRTGSRGCCTVEDSNDAWRACDLLGIPYYVWDFSERFKEDVVQDFIDEYAAGRTPNPCMRCNERIKFAALLEKAIALGFDAVCTGHYAKVITDADGNPELHRAADWAKDQSYVLGVLTHEQLKHSMFPLADTPSKAEVRAEAEARGLSVAKKPDSHDICFIPDGDTAGWLAEKIEMTDGEIVDETGATVGGHTGSNQFTVGQRRGLKLGTPAADGKPRFVLEIRPKENKVIVGPHALLAIDAIQGIKVSWAGLPIAEVATGAEFDCYAQVRAHGDPVPARAFVTEETDDGGTRQQLHVTLVEPLRGVAPGQTIVLYQGSRVLGQATIDTARSMARPDLADLP